The Rhizoctonia solani chromosome 4, complete sequence genome contains a region encoding:
- a CDS encoding Fungal specific transcription factor domain, with amino-acid sequence MVVVDTCHVAATRPVDDWVVEETCDGISCAHVGVECEEHQVQWDTTREALALDYPLAPVTTYQPAGSSLASSANWPNFQRAPVLQQYANASSSTYARKGRFPAGTFCFTRTYYIYSGGSYVWSHASASEPIADPESDNENDELENFQEAVTRTIALITSWARVFIFEPARITLTLRDAVAQRHWSEEKAYERMLMIADVMGAISKSTNYNLESFIRLYKHATSRLRAAQLALEQNELTRQLAMDAMTIFPGLISVTCKVGSLVMVLKMMNMYAPVFRCACPESSKELANLPRILMAPEIELKYFVTLDVLLSLITHRPMFFRYDLDFYSSEVEDLINSSHGPGLRWSHGLPDRLTVVLSGFSTILEQAIGISSEQVEELEAEIDKCQVIITPESVLNQDLMIGRIAVQEVWKYAARIYLYMGLCGADCTDERVVKIQTKCMLLLGGIKPRRNPDSFLIPPLLVIGLASPSPKDRSVILSRLWGVAECKKQGTMANDMVRILNDIWTQTTERPAVWADLRAACLRVVGALDRGSERMCYRGKTCDGIRASTGCLQCAQVGIKCERYQAPYDTIREDSYQIALDYSSTTDVTFQSTEGFLPALVNWPTTRGAPVPQQHANSYLPAYAPRGRIPGRAQYVSDSLAEYITAAPAGLKRHPASPGHTYTSSSENDAWSCVLQNEDENEELKNFQEVLTKFLAPSRKAKSNALPFAIQSFAAWARIFVFEPARIAFVLREAMSQRHWPEEETHERVVLVADTMAVVSKSTNYDLTTFIRLYQYASNRLQAARLSLKQDSLTRQAAIEVMNIFHVLTCITCKVGSLITVLNMMDMYAPVFRRACSESSKELANLPRILMAPEIDLKYFATLDVLLGAITRRPMFFRYDLDFYSSEVEGLIDSDYGPGLRWSHGLPDRLTVVLAKFNTMLEQAVTLNSGQVEELEADIDKCEAIIAPESELNPDLMIGRITVQEVWKYAAHIYLLMGLCGADCTDERVVKIQTKCMLLLGGIKPRRNSDLFLIPPLLIIGLASPSPKDRSAILSRLWGVAECKKQGTMANDMKLIFNLLLIPTLKPDKAVFRTGEHVDAAHASRQSTPMSLSSNSGCGTCKARNKICDSTWGPAGCRRCAEDGLDCRRRIPRLKNSVREVGATNTGRAAHHDCAVFALTTSTPINPGPSRDVVTCTIAPVGPSTSRSRGHASTTPSIHISQIHDISQHSYGSLAHEQPYISSTQGTGAFSSRQTVVPIRQAPTPPAETIDSPRESTIPIQLSIVCSPIHDSTVVQPLTPESPGFSANTRKERGSRAGSAGDFQLQAGSAICRPGSPLNYDVDDPENIRASLFVTLSLDREVESNTLPFVVHSITAAAVRFVFAPTLIVSNIRTFVSRSRALGQEARQRMLLIANMALAISSTTDYDLTHYVALQEQLISSVVYARKCQDLNREVALRVMETSHEVASFNHVESRISREHPVHNAIYYAALDILQSFLTQRPMFFRYDLDQPSPQVEQLINSDHRLGLWWRYGIPNRLMLIFAQMNNLFEDFGNLVGQDKVKLLEDDIGACTPLLPSDTDTEPILNMGRVMVQESWKLAAYVYLYMGLCGADSSDARVVQVRKRFIRALKGIKPGRNPDTFLVFPMAILGITTSSPKDQAALLNRFWGVPECAKPGTVGNDMVMMLRDVWLRTQERPAVWADFRMAAITDTGGQDSTGEPNPSCDFQLQIRPDILRSGSDFYCEDPEGIQASLFDALSLDREVASNSIPFVLHSIAAGVIRFVFAPTEILSSIRDYVFQSRSYEQGARQRTLLISNMSLAISSTTDYDLTDYMTLQKQLIGGVTYARTCDNLTREVALEVMDASHELLCAMWRVGSLANVLHTMRLYAPIFRRACPEHDQELVNFPRLLITPNINIQYYATLDILQSCLTHRPMFFRYDLTFISPQIEELIKLDQGPGLRWLYGIPNRIMLVLAKMNTLLEDFGSCIDKEVAKELEDDIGACTSILPSSANTDPTLNMARMMVQESWKLAAYVYLYMGLCGADSSDSRVVRVQKRFIRTLKGIKPLRNPDSFLVFPMTIMGIATSAAIDRKMILARLWGVAECTKHGTVGNDLVMILRHVWLRTMHRPTVWSDLGAACSAIIEM; translated from the exons ATGGTGGTCGTCGACACGTGTCACGTGGCCGCCACGCGGCCCGTCGACGACTGGGTTGT AGAGGAAACGTGTGATGGAATCAGTTGCGCTCATGTTGGTGTCGAGTGCGAAGAACATCAAGTGCAATGGGATACCACTCGAGAAG CTCTAGCACTTGATTACCCCTTGGCACCAGTTACAACCTATCAACCAGCGGGAAGTTCTCTTGCTTCATCCGCCAACTGGCCGAATTTCCAAAGGGCTCCCGTTCTTCAGCAGTATGCCAACGCGTCTTCCTCAACTTATGCTCGCAAAGGACGGTTTCCTGCTGG AACTTTCTGCTTCACACGAACGTATTACATCTATTCCGGCGGGAGCTACGTTTGGTCTCATGCTAGTGCTAGCGAACCTATAGCCGATCCGGAGAGTGATAACGAAAATGACGAGCTCGAGAACTTCCAAGAGGCAGTAACAAGGACGATAGCACTGA TTACTTCATGGGCCAGGGTTTTTATTTTTGAACCTGCTCGGATAACTCTCACCCTTCGAGACGCGGTGGCCCAGAGACATTGGTCCGAAGAAAAAGCTTATGAGCGGATGCTTATGATCGCTGACGTTATGGGGGCCATTTCCAAGTCCACAAACTAcaacttggagagtttcATTAGGCTGTATAAACATGCGACAAGTCGCTTACGAGCAGCACAATTAGCATTAGAGCAGAATGAGTTAACAAGGCAGCTGGCGATGGATGCTATGACTATTTTTCCCGGG TTGATATCGGTTACCTGTAAAGTCGGGTCTCTCGTCATGGTTTTGAAAATGATGAATATGTACGCTCCCGTATTTCGTTGCGCTTGTCCGGAGTCAAGCAAAGAACTCGCCAACCTTCCAAGAATCCTCATGGCCCCTGAAATTGAACTTAAGTACTTTGTGACTCTTGACGTCCTACTTAGCCTCATCACTCACCGCCCGATGTTCTTTCGATATGACTTGGACTTTTACTCCTCTGAAGTCGAAGACCTTATCAACTCCAGTCATGGACCTGGCCTGCGTTGGTCGCACGGCCTACCTGATCGATTGACAGTGGTTTTGTCCGGGTTCAGCACTATACTGGAGCAGGCAATTGGCATAAGCTCCGAACAGGTGGAAGAGCTCGAGGCCGAGATCGACAAGTGTCAGGTCATTATCACGCCTGAAAGTGTACTGAACCAGGATTTGATGATCGGAAGAATCGCAGTACAGGAGGTATGGAAATATGCTGCACGTATCTATTTATATATG GGTTTGTGCGGAGCCGACTGTACCGATGAAAGGGTGGTAAAGATCCAAACTAAATGTATGTTGCTTCTTGGAGGTATCAAACCTCGGAGAAACCCCGACTCATTCCTCATTCCACCTCTGCTTGTT ATCGGGCTTGCAAGTCCTTCTCCCAAGGACCGATCTGTGATTCTCTCTCGCTTGTGGGGTGTTGCCGAATGCAAGAAACAAGGGACAATGGCAAACGATATGGTGAGGATACTCAACGACATTTGGACACAGACGACGGAGAGACCGGCCGTATGGGCCGACCTTAGGGCTGCATGTTTGAGGGTTGTGGGG GCCCTCGATCGCGGTTCGGAGAGAATGTGCTATCG AGGGAAGACATGTGATGGAATCAGGGCTTCGACTGGATGTCTACAATGTGCTCAAGTTGGTATCAAGTGCGAACGATATCAAGCACCATACGATACCATTAGAGAAGATAGTTATCAAATAG CACTGGACTATTCTTCGACAACAGATGTAACTTTTCAATCGACGGAAGGTTTTCTTCCCGCACTCGTCAACTGGCCGACTACTCGAGGTGCTCCCGTTCCTCAACAACATGCCAATTCTTATCTTCCGGCTTATGCTCCCCGGGGACGAATTCCTGGCAGGGCACAATACGTTTCTGATTCCCTGGCTGAATATATTACTGCTGCTCCAGCTGGACTTAAACGGCACCCCGCTTCGCCTGGGCATACTTATACCTCTTCCAGCGAGAATGATGCTTGGTCTTGTGTCCTCCAGAATGAGGACGAGAATGAGGAACTCAAGAACTTTCAAGAAGTTCTTACAAAGTTTTTAGCACCAAGTCGTAAAGCCAAGAGCAACGCGCTGCCGTTTGCAATACAATCGT TTGCCGCATGGGCTAGGATTTTTGTTTTTGAGCCTGCTCGGATAGCTTTCGTACTTCGAGAAGCAATGTCTCAGAGACACTGGCCCGAAGAAGAAACTCATGAACGGGTGGTCTTGGTTGCCGATACCATGGCTGTCGTGTCCAAATCCACAAACTACGACTTGACGACTTTTATTAGGCTATATCAATATGCGTCGAACCGTTTACAAGCAGCACGATTATCACTGAAGCAGGATAGTTTGACAAGACAAGCAGCAATAGAAGTTATGAATATTTTCCATGTG CTAACGTGTATTACTTGTAAAGTCGGGTCCCTCATTACTGTTCTGAACATGATGGATATGTACGCTCCCGTATTTCGCCGCGCTTGTTCGGAATCAAGCAAAGAACTCGCCAACCTCCCGCGAATCCTGATGGCCCCTGAGATTGATCTCAAGTACTTTGCGACTCTTGACGTCCTACTTGGCGCCATCACTCGCCGCCCAATGTTCTTTCGATATGACTTGGACTTTTACTCCTCTGAAGTCGAGGGCCTCATTGACTCCGACTATGGTCCTGGTCTGCGTTGGTCGCACGGCCTACCTGATCGATTGACAGTGGTTTTGGCCAAGTTTAACACCATGCTGGAGCAAGCAGTCACTCTGAACTCCGGACAGGTGGAAGAGCTTGAGGCTGATATCGACAAGTGCGAGGCCATTATCGCGCCCGAAAGTGAACTGAACCCGGATTTGATGATTGGAAGAATCACAGTACAGGAAGTATGGAAGTATGCTGCACATATTTACTTGCTCATG GGTTTGTGCGGGGCCGACTGTACCGATGAAAGGGTGGTAAAGATCCAAACTAAATGTATGTTGCTTCTTGGGGGTATCAAACCTCGAAGAAACTCCGATTTATTCCTCATCCCACCCCTGCTTATT ATCGGGCTTGCAAGTCCTTCTCCCAAGGACCGATCTGCGATTCTCTCTCGCTTGTGGGGTGTTGCCGAATGCAAGAAACAAGGGACGATGGCAAATGATATG AAGTTGATTTTTAATCTTTTGCTCATTCCTACTCTCAAGCCGGATAAAGCGGTGTTCCG CACTGGTGAACACGTCGACGCGGCACACGCATCCCGCCAGTCAACTCCCATGTCGCTTTCAAGTAACTCTGGTTGCGGGACTTGTAAAGCGAG GAACAAGATATGTGACAGTACGTGGGGGCCAGCTGGGTGTCGACGATGCGCTGAAGATGGGCTTGACTGTCGAAGAAGGATCCCTCGGCTGAAAAACAGTGTAAGAGAAGTTGGAGCAACTAATACCGGCCGTGCGGCACATCACGACTGTGCTGTCTTTGCTTTGACCACCAGCACGCCAATCAATCCGGGTCCGAGCCGGGATGTAGTTACTTGCACAATAGCGCCCGTGGGTCCTTCTACCTCCCGATCGCGCGGACACGCTTCTACCACCCCCAGCATTCATATTTCCCAAATACACGATATTAGCCAACATTCGTATGGGTCTCTCGCTCATGAACAACCGTATATTTCTTCTACTCAAGGGACCGGCGCGTTTTCATCGAGACAGACCGTGGTTCCTATTCGACAGGCACCCACTCCCCCCGCCGAAACCATTGATTCCCCCCGAGAATCAACAATTCCCATCCAACTGTCGATCGTGTGTAGCCCAATACACGACAGTACTGTAGTTCAACCTCTGACACCGGAAAGCCCGGGATTCAGCGCTAATACGAGGAAGGAACGCGGCTCGCGTGCGGGGTCGGCAGGTGATTTTCAATTACAAGCAGGTTCTGCCATCTGTCGACCAGGGTCACCTCTTAATTATGACGTCGACGATCCTGAAAATATCCGTGCAAGCCTCTTTGTTACGCTCTCATTAGACCGGGAAGTAGAGAGTAATacccttccatttgttgTGCATTCTA TCACCGCCGCTGCCGTCCGTTTTGTTTTTGCTCCAACCTTGATTGTCTCAAACATTCGCACTTTTGTATCCCGAAGTCGTGCTCTTGGACAGGAAGCTCGACAACGAATGCTCTTAATTGCCAACATGGCATTGGCGATATCAAGCACTACCGACTATGATTTAACACATTACGTCGCTTTGCAAGAACAATTGATAAGCAGTGTTGTGTACGCACGAAAGTGCCAGGACTTGAACAGGGAAGTAGCGCTGAGGGTGATGGAGACCAGTCATGAGGTTG CTTCTTTCAACCATGTGGAGAGTCGGATCTCTCGCGAACATCCTGTCCACAATGCAATT TACTATGCGGCGCTTGATATATTGCAAAGCTTTTTGACCCAACGTCCCATGTTCTTTCGATACGACCTGGATCAACCGTCTCCCCAAGTGGAGCAGCTTATCAATTCGGACCATAGACTGGGATTATGGTGGCGATATGGCATACCAAACCGTCTGATGTTGATCTTCGCCCAAATGAATAACCTATTCGAGGATTTCGGAAACTTGGTGGGCCAAGACAAAGTCAAGTTACTCGAGGACGATATTGGGGCTTGCACACCCCTTCTTCCTTCAGATACCGATACGGAACCCATACTAAATATGGGAAGGGTGATGGTGCAAGAGTCGTGGAAACTAGCAGCGTACGTGTATCTCTACATG GGTTTATGTGGGGCGGATTCAAGTGACGCGCGGGTCGTTCAAGTTCGGAAGAGGTTTATCAGAGCATTGAAGGGTATCAAACCTGGTCGAAACCCGGATACGTTTTTGGTTTTCCCGATGGCGATC TTGGGTATTACTACTTCCTCACCCAAGGATCAAGCCGCTCTCCTCAATCGTTTTTGGGGAGTACCGGAGTGCGCCAAACCTGGAACAGTCGGAAATGACATGGTGATGATGTTGAGGGACGTTTGGCTTCGAACTCAGGAGAGACCTGCCGTATGGGCCGACTTTCGAATGGC GGCTATCACCGATACGGGTGGCCAGGACTCTACTGGGGAACCAAATCCATCATGCGATTTTCAATTGCAAATACGACCTGACATCCTCCGATCAGGTTCCGACTTCTATTGTGAAGATCCGGAAGGCATCCAGGCTAGTCTTTTCGACGCATTATCTTTAGACCGGGAGGTGGCGAGCAACAGTATACCATTTGTCCTGCATTCCA TCGCAGCTGGGGTGATCCGCTTTGTGTTTGCGCCCACTGAGATTCTTTCGAGTATTCGAGACTATGTTTTCCAGAGCCGCTCTTATGAACAAGGAGCTCGGCAACGAACGCTTTTGATTTCTAACATGTCATTGGCTATATCGTCCACCACGGACTACGATTTGACGGATTATATGACTCTGCAAAAACAGTTAATTGGTGGTGTTACGTATGCGCGAACATGCGACAATTTGACGAGGGAGGTAGCGTTGGAAGTGATGGATGCGAGTCATGAG TTGCTTTGCGCCATGTGGAGAGTTGGGTCTCTGGCAAACGTTTTACACACAATGCGCTTATATGCGCCGATATTTCGGCGCGCATGTCCTGAGCATGATCAGGAGTTGGTTAATTTCCCAAGACTCCTCATTACACCGAACATTAACATTCAGTACTATGCGACGCTCGATATACTTCAAAGCTGTTTGACCCACCGGCCAATGTTCTTTCGATACGATCTGACTTTTATTTCGCCCCAAATCGAAGAATTGATCAAGTTGGACCAAGGGCCGGGACTGCGATGGCTATATGGCATACCTAACCGGATAATGCTAGTCTTGGCCAAGATGAATACGTTGCTTGAAGATTTCGGAAGTTGCATAGACAAAGAGGTCGCCAAGGAGCTCGAAGATGATATCGGAGCCTGCACATCTATTCTTCCTTCTAGCGCCAACACCGATCCAACATTAAACATGGCCAGAATGATGGTGCAAGAATCGTGGAAACTAGCAGCGTATGTGTATCTTTACATG GGCCTCTGTGGAGCAGATTCTAGTGACTCGCGGGTCGTACGAGTTCAAAAGAGATTTATTAGGACTTTGAAGGGAATCAAGCCTCTCAGAAATCCTGACTCTTTCTTGGTTTTCCCGATGACTATA ATGGGAATCGCAACTTCCGCAGCCATAGACCGAAAAATGATCCTGGCCCGTCTTTGGGGTGTTGCTGAATGTACGAAGCATGGGACGGTGGGGAACGACCTCGTAATGATATTGAGACATGTTTGGCTTCGCACCATGCATAGACCCACAGTGTGGAGCGACCTTGGGGCTGCGTGTTCGGCCATTATCGAAATGTAA
- a CDS encoding Retrotransposon-derived protein PEG10, with product MMAWVRLNQRMFPTDQEVLLFLLMNMKDTAGAWAHPHLDQLGSHRAIIQTVEDFRREFLAAFGNPDATRAAERQITHLTQTGTCAEYITKFRTIAMDLDWNNAALRGQFARGLHWEVSRLIATQERRPTTLLELQNAALVIDNALRKERASHPPKGSKSGTSSTPNRGASTGQQATRPGHLSSNPNFVSEEEQNRRRAKGLCIKCGKTGHKFAECRTGWKATPKEEGVKKEAAKIGEESGTKLGKD from the coding sequence aTGATGGCATGGGTCCGCCTTAACCAGCGCATGTTCCCAACAGACCAGGAGGTACTTTTGTTCctcctaatgaacatgaaggacacaGCAGGAGCATGGGCACATCCCCACcttgaccaactagggtcccacagggccatcatccaaacggtgGAGGATTTCAGGAGGGAATTcctggctgcatttgggaacCCGGACGCTACAAGGGCCGCGGAGCGGCAAATTACCcacctcactcagacaggcacctgtgctgagtatatcacaaagttcaggaccattgccatggacctggactggaacaacgccgccCTCCGTGGGCAGtttgcacgtggcctccactgggaggtcagccgcctcattgccacTCAAGAGCGgcgcccaaccaccctcctggagctgcagaacgcggctctggtcattgacaacgccctccgcaaggagcgtgccagccacccgcctaagggtagtaagtctggaacttcctccacccccaataggggggcaagtaccggccaacaggccacaagaccaggacaCCTCTCTAGCAATCCTAATTTTGTCtccgaggaggagcagaACCGCCGCCGGGCCAAAGGCCTATGCATCAAGTGTGGCAAGacaggccacaagtttgcggaatgccgcactggctggaaagccacgcctaaggaggaaggcgtcaaaaaagaagccgccaagattggcgaagAGTCTGGaaccaaattgggaaaagactaa
- a CDS encoding Retrotransposable element Tf2 protein, which produces MLDGSSPQAGKIWKKANLTFSLDGKKMTETFLICNTGSHAAILGLKWLDAHNPEIDWNAQTLSFPHTPPEHVAIAKEEEADQKPLEGVPPEYHQYTKIFGEEEFNKLPPHRHYDIGIELTEEGPLNLPLYSMTNAESATLKDWLRDELKAGKIRPSKSSISSPVMFVPKKDGSRRLVVDYCRLNNRTKKNVYPLPRPNNLMAQLRGAKVFTKLDLRWGYNNVRVKEGDKWKTAFRTKYGLYKSLVMTFGLTNAPASFQHFMNDLFKDLLDVCVIIYLDDILIYSKDDATHTQHVHKVLRRLMENQLFCKVSKCTFHVTSVEYLGIIVSDKGFSLDKLKIQAVQEWPTPTKVKEVQLFLGFANFLRRFVANFSHMARPLHNLVKKDTPWKWDTKEQEAFQGLKDAITNALVLCHADPSKPYFLETDASGAALGSILSQRQRDGCLHPLGFLSESFKGAEQNYNTHDKELLAIIWSFEYWQYWKESRTFNHRHARWHLLLAGYNFQIVYCPGKQLGKPDALSRRLDHANIPPANQTMLPNPVFANVALVTPKKELQRQIEASLDQDKSLEEILQFLQNESKAPPSIKKAFKDYGMEAGLLFYQGQIVVPDVGTLRTDLLCIFHDSPLAGHPGRQQTLELILRDYYWPGIRADTYWHVDSCETCQRIRKPKYAPIPPLPLELPSRPWQHVSYDMIVDLPKDGNNDSILVIVDSFTKYGIFVKCSKKLKAPKLAELFLEHVWKRHGMPEKTISDRGRVFNNKFLRALYKRLGIDPHFSSAYHPQSDGQTERVNPSIEHFLRAYSGINQRDWTKWLPMAEFAYNNAIHSSTGRTPFKALYGWEPSLTPSNIPTDVPEADKLAQTMEAQWKEVEAALRQSKTRMTTGEEGSPTAFKIGEEVWLDAKNINLKTLSPKLLEQRLGPFKVCEKISNRAYRLELPPTMRIHNVFYVGLLSKVKKDDKRTFEKRPPPVTIDGEEEYKVEGITDMEERNGKWFFRVKWKGYGPEENTWEPQENLKNAGKILKKYEEEMRKKALGAAKALRGGAVL; this is translated from the exons atgctcgatgggtcgagcccccaggccggaaaaatctggaagaaagCTAACctgaccttctcccttgatggcaagaaaatgaccgagaccttccttatatgcaatacagggtctcatgccgCCATCCTGgggttgaaatggttggatgcacataacccagagattgattggaacgcgcaaaccctctcctttccccatacaccaccagaacacgtggccattgccaaagaagaagaagctgatcagaaaccccttgaaggagtacccccggAATACCACCAGTACACCAAgatatttggggaggaagaattcaacaagcttcccccacaccggcattatgacattgggattgaactcacggaggaaggccccctcaattTGCCTCTCTATAGTATGACCAATGCTGAGTCCGCTacgctcaaggactggcttagGGACGAACTCAAGGCGGGCAAAATACGCCCTAGCAAgtcttccatcagttcccctgtgATGTTTGTCCCTAAGAAGGACGGTTCCCgccgcttggttgttgactattGCCGCTTGAATAAccggaccaagaaaaacgtttacccgttaccccgtcccaacaacctcatggcccagctccgtggcgccaaggtcttcaccaaactagacctaagatggggttacaataacgtccgggttaaggaaggtgacaaatggaaaaccgcgttccgtaccaagtatggcctgtacaaatcccttgtcatgacctttggcttaaccaacgccccggcttcattccaacattttatgaatgatctgttcaaggacctgcttgatgtatgcgtcatcatataccttgatgacattttgatctactccaaggatgacgcaacccaCACCCAGCACGTTCACAAAGTCCTACGCCGGttaatggaaaaccaattgttctgtaaagTGTCCAAGTGTACCTTCCATGTCACTTCCgtagaatacctgggaatcattgtttcGGACAAAGGGTTCAGcttggacaagctcaagatccaggctgtacaggaatggcctaCGCCCActaaggttaaagaagtTCAATtgttcctaggctttgccaacttcttaCGCcggtttgttgccaacttcagccacatggcaaggccattacacaacctggtcaagaaagacacgcCGTGGAAGTGGGACACCAAAGAACAGGAAGCGTTCCAAGGGTTaaaggacgccatcaccaacgccctgGTCCTCTGTCACGCAGACCCCAGTAAACCGTACTTCCTCGAAACGGATGCGTCCGGCGCAGCcctaggttccatactcagtcaacggcAGAGAGACGGATGCCTGCACCCGCTAGgattcctgtcagaatcatttAAGGGAGCGGAAcagaattacaacacccatgacaaggaactgctAGCCATCATCTGgtcctttgaatactggc agtactggaaggaatcccgcACATTCAACCATCGTCacgccagatggcacctatTACTGGCTggatataacttccagattgtctaTTGCCCTGGGAAACAATTGGGAAAGCCAGATGCACTTTCACGGCGATTGGATCATGCCAACATACCACCTGCCaatcaaaccatgctccccaaccccgtatttgccaacgtagcACTAGTCACTCCCAAGAAAGAGCTCCAGCGCCAAATTGAGGCCAgcctagaccaagacaaatccctggaggaaatcttacaattcctccagaatgAGTCAAAGGCACCGCCGTCCATCAAAAAGGCATTCAAGGACTACGGGATGGAGGCCGGactactcttctaccaagggcaaattgtggtccctgacgttggaacTCTGAGGACAGACCTGCTCTGCATattccatgacagccccttagcaggacacccaggaagACAACAAACCCTAGAACTGATCTTGAGGGACTACTATTGGCCCGGAATCCGCGCCGACACCtactggcacgtggactcctgtgaaacttgTCAACGGATCAGAAAACCTAAGTACGCTCCCATCCCTCCGCTACCACTTGAACTCCCATCCAGGCCATGGCAACACGTTTcctatgatatgattgtagaCCTACCAAAGGATGGAAACAACGactccatcctagtcatagtAGATAGCTTCACAAAATATGgaatctttgtcaaatgctccaaaaagctcaaagcacCCAAGCTGGCGGAACTGTTCCTGGAGCACGTGTGGAAACGCCACGGAATGCCGGAGAAGACAATCTCAGACAGGGGCAgagtcttcaataacaagtttCTACGAGCGCTCTACAAACGATTAGGCATTGACCCACATTTCTCCTCGGCCTACCACCCACAAAGcgacggacaaacggaacgAGTAAACCCCTCTATTGAGCACTTCCTAAGGGCTTACTCCGGTATCAACCAAAGGGATTGGACAAagtggctcccaatggcggaatttgcctacaacaacgccataCATAGCAGTACTGGGAGAACCCCATTCAAGGCCttatatggatgggaaccttccCTAACTCCGTCAAACATACCTAcagatgtcccagaagccgACAAGCTAGCTCAGACAATGGAAGCCCAATGGAAAGAAGTGGAAGCAGCgctccggcaatctaagACAAGAATGACCACCGGGgaagaaggaagcccaaCTGCGTTCAAAATAGGGGAGGAAGTCTGGCTTGATGCCAAGAATATCAATCTCAAAACCCTAAGCCCCAAACTGTtggaacaacgcttaggACCCTTCAAAGTTTGTGAGAAGATTTCCAACCGCGCATACCGGCTTGAGCTTCCCCCAACCATGCGCATCCATAATGTCTTTTACGTAGGACTATtgtcaaaagtcaagaaGGATGACAAACGTACCTTTGAGAAAcgcccccctccagtcaccATAgacggggaagaagaatacaaagtggaagggataacagacatggaagaaaggaacgggaaatggtttttcagagtcaaatggaagggctatggaccGGAAgagaacacatgggagccccaagaaaacctcaaaaatgcgggAAAAATTTTAAAGAAGTATGaggaagaaatgagaaagaaggcccttggcgccgccaaggcccttagagggggggcagtgttgtag